A region from the Sorex araneus isolate mSorAra2 chromosome 6, mSorAra2.pri, whole genome shotgun sequence genome encodes:
- the LOC101544996 gene encoding ubiquilin-3-like, with amino-acid sequence MAQAREEAGDSRLVSGRELSHIIRVSVKTPQDCQEFMLAENSSVRHFKKQISKRLHCDTDRLVLIFTGKILRDQDILSQRGVLDGATVHLVVRTRMKGTQPSAGSQPGPTCPCTQRTESSTSESVSVLARLGRLVRNSPDLADFLAQLGQLLMTAPESVLQFLEDPLVQGGVASEKPAHTSHAPESSRTLQKPEPTLKTPETLQSPAQQQELLQAAKPGPETLMAVPGGDNVTPQVCSNMQHLMLCTLAQLVSCKGHNTGSEHCRDEASALSSTDTPAHIPTAFAPVKSLVQEIRAGIAAQARGVASNQTNSGSRNVMLDFSGQDSASQDSQQPMEKANPANQLRPSPSDLRRALHVLQQNPALLHQLTTGSPLRHHIPLLPILTNPRALQALIQIEKGLQTLSREVPGLGPCLWGTGRPHGARGVPESRGGGQDHRADPVQPTMAVLQLLNALANACAQPTQLSLCSLPLTDGRYQQELEHLRAMGFVNHDANLQALIATNGDIHAAIEKLLGIQEP; translated from the coding sequence ATGGCACAGGCTAGGGAAGAAGCAGGGGACAGCAGACTGGTGTCTGGTAGGGAGCTCTCACACATCATCAGAGTGTCTGTCAAGACTCCACAGGACTGCCAAGAATTTATGCTGGCAGAAAATAGCAGCGTCCGCCACTTTAAGAAGCAGATCTCCAAACGTCTTCACTGTGACACGGATCGACTGGTGCTTATCTTCACTGGAAAGATCCTCCGGGATCAAGATATTCTGAGTCAGCGTGGCGTTCTTGATGGTGCAACAGTCCATTTGGTGGTAAGGACCCGCATGAAGGGAACTCAGCCAAGTGCTGGGAGTCAACCAGGTCCCACGTGCCCCTGTACTCAACGCACTGAATCATCCACCTCAGAGAGTGTCAGTGTGCTGGCGCGTCTGGGCCGTCTGGTGAGAAACTCACCTGATTTGGCTGACTTTTTAGCCCAGCTGGGTCAACTCCTGATGACTGCACCTGAGTCTGTGCTTCAGTTCTTGGAAGACCCGCTGGTTCAAGGTGGTGTGGCAAGTGAGAAGCCTGCTCATACTAGCCATGCTCCTGAGTCCTCAAGAACGTTACAGAAACCTGAGCCAACCCTTAAGACTCCAGAAACCTTACAGAGCCCAGCCCAACAGCAGGAGTTGCTGCAGGCAGCCAAGCCTGGGCCAGAGACCCTGATGGCTGTGCCAGGTGGTGACAATGTGACTCCTCAGGTCTGCTCTAATATGCAGCACCTCATGCTCTGCACTCTGGCCCAGCTGGTCTCCTGCAAAGGCCACAACACAGGTTCAGAACACTGCAGAGATGAAGCCAGCGCTCTTAGCAGTACCGACACCCCTGCCCACATCCCTACTGCCTTTGCGCCTGTGAAGTCACTGGTGCAGGAGATCAGGGCAGGAATAGCCGCCCAGGCCAGAGGCGTGGCCTCAAACCAAACCAATTCAGGGAGTAGAAATGTTATGCTGGACTTCTCAGGTCAGGATTCTGCCTCCCAGGACAGCCAGCAGCCCATGGAGAAAGCAAATCCAGCCAATCAGCTGAGACCATCACCATCTGACTTGCGTCGAGCCTTGCATGTTCTGCAACAGAATCCAGCCTTGCTACACCAGCTAACAACAGGCAGCCCCCTGAGGCATCACATACCACTTCTTCCAATCCTCACCAACCCAAGAGCACTGCAGGCATTGATACAGATAGAAAAGGGCCTGCAAACGCTGTCCAGGGAAGTGCCTGGGCTAGGACCTTGCTTATGGGGCACAGGTAGACCACATGGAGCTAGAGGAGTCCCTGAAAGTAGAGGCGGAGGACAAGACCATAGAGCAGACCCTGTGCAACCAACCATGGCCGTTCTTCAGCTTCTCAATGCACTGGCCAATGCCTGCGCCCAGCCTACCCAACTCTCACTATGCTCATTACCCCTCACAGATGGTCGCTACCAG